The following proteins come from a genomic window of Fusobacterium simiae:
- the rfbC gene encoding dTDP-4-dehydrorhamnose 3,5-epimerase, with amino-acid sequence MKFKKIETSIKDLIIIEPQIFEDTRGFFLESYNYNDFKELGVENIFVQDNHSKSLRGVLRGLHFQKGKHSQAKLVRVLKGAVLDIAIDLRENSETFGKYFAVELNEKNKKMFFIPKGFAHGFLTLEDNTEFFYKCDNFYNPQSEAGIIWDDSDLNIDWNFEKYNIDESELIISEKDKKNISFKEYKKINNIK; translated from the coding sequence ATGAAATTTAAAAAAATAGAAACTAGTATAAAAGATTTAATTATTATTGAACCTCAAATATTTGAAGATACTAGAGGTTTTTTTCTGGAAAGTTATAACTATAATGACTTTAAAGAATTAGGAGTAGAAAATATTTTCGTTCAAGATAATCATTCTAAATCTTTAAGAGGAGTTTTAAGAGGATTACACTTTCAAAAAGGAAAGCATTCTCAAGCTAAATTAGTAAGAGTTTTAAAAGGGGCAGTATTAGATATAGCTATCGACTTAAGAGAAAATAGTGAAACTTTTGGAAAATATTTTGCAGTAGAATTAAATGAAAAAAATAAAAAAATGTTTTTTATTCCAAAAGGTTTTGCACATGGCTTTTTAACCTTAGAAGATAATACTGAATTTTTCTATAAATGTGATAATTTTTATAATCCACAAAGTGAAGCTGGTATAATTTGGGATGATAGTGATTTAAATATAGATTGGAATTTTGAAAAATATAATATTGATGAAAGTGAATTAATTATTTCAGAAAAAGACAAAAAAAATATAAGTTTTAAAGAATATAAAAAGATAAATAATATTAAATAG
- a CDS encoding undecaprenyl-diphosphate phosphatase yields the protein MNAVILVVILAIVEGITEFLPVSSTGHMILVNKFIGGEYLSPTFINSFLIIIQLGAIFSVVVYFWKDISPFVRTKKEFVLRFRLWLKIIVGVLPAMVIGLLLDDIIDKYFLNNVFIVAITLIVYGVIFIGIEVVYKLKNIKPKVKRFSGLKYRTAFIIGFFQCLAMIPGTSRSGATIIGALLLGLSRPLAAEFSFYLAIPTMFGATALKLFKNGLAFTEMEWAYLALGSAIAFVVAYMVIKWFMDFIKKRSFASFGLYRIILGIIVIVLLY from the coding sequence ATGAATGCAGTTATATTGGTTGTTATTCTTGCAATAGTTGAAGGGATTACTGAATTTTTACCTGTCAGTAGCACAGGACATATGATACTTGTCAATAAATTTATTGGAGGAGAATATTTATCTCCAACTTTTATCAATAGCTTTTTAATTATAATACAACTTGGAGCAATATTTTCGGTTGTTGTTTATTTTTGGAAAGATATAAGCCCTTTTGTAAGAACTAAAAAAGAATTTGTTTTAAGATTTAGATTATGGTTAAAAATTATAGTCGGTGTTTTACCAGCTATGGTTATAGGATTACTATTAGATGATATAATAGATAAATATTTTTTGAATAATGTCTTTATAGTAGCAATAACTTTAATAGTCTATGGAGTTATTTTTATAGGAATAGAAGTTGTATATAAATTAAAAAATATTAAACCAAAGGTAAAAAGATTTAGTGGATTAAAATATAGAACTGCATTTATAATAGGATTTTTCCAATGTTTAGCAATGATACCTGGGACTTCAAGATCAGGTGCAACTATAATAGGGGCTTTACTTTTAGGTTTATCAAGACCATTGGCAGCTGAATTTTCATTTTATTTAGCTATACCTACTATGTTTGGAGCAACAGCTTTAAAACTTTTTAAAAATGGCTTAGCTTTTACAGAGATGGAATGGGCATATTTAGCCTTAGGTTCTGCAATAGCCTTTGTAGTAGCCTATATGGTTATAAAATGGTTTATGGATTTTATAAAAAAAAGAAGCTTTGCTTCTTTTGGATTGTACAGAATAATATTAGGGATTATAGTAATTGTATTACTGTATTAG
- the rfaD gene encoding ADP-glyceromanno-heptose 6-epimerase, producing MIIVTGAAGMIGSAFVWKLNEMGVKDILIVDKLRNENKWLNIRKREYTDWMDKDNLKEWLSCKENVDKIEAVIHMGACSATTETDADFLMDNNFGYTKFLWNFCAEKNIKFIYASSAATYGLGELGYNDDVSPEELQKLMPLNKYGYSKKFFDDWAFKQQKQPKQWNGLKFFNVYGPQEYHKGRMASMVFHTYNQYKENGYVKLFKSYKEGFKDGEQLRDFVYVKDVVDIMYFMLTNDVKSGIYNIGTGKARSFMDLSMATMRAASHNDNLDKNEVVKLIEMPEDLQGKYQYFTEAKINKLREIGYTKEMHSLEEGVKDYVQNYLAKEDSYL from the coding sequence ATGATAATTGTTACAGGTGCAGCTGGAATGATTGGAAGTGCTTTTGTATGGAAGTTAAATGAAATGGGTGTAAAAGATATTTTAATAGTGGATAAATTAAGAAATGAAAATAAATGGTTAAATATTAGAAAAAGAGAATATACAGATTGGATGGATAAAGATAATTTAAAAGAATGGTTATCTTGTAAAGAAAATGTAGATAAAATAGAAGCAGTTATTCATATGGGAGCTTGTTCAGCAACAACAGAAACAGATGCAGATTTTTTAATGGACAATAATTTTGGATATACTAAATTTTTATGGAATTTCTGTGCTGAAAAAAATATAAAATTTATTTATGCTTCTTCTGCAGCGACTTATGGATTAGGAGAACTTGGATATAATGACGATGTATCTCCTGAAGAATTACAAAAATTAATGCCTTTAAATAAATATGGTTATTCAAAGAAATTTTTTGATGATTGGGCTTTTAAACAACAAAAGCAACCTAAACAATGGAATGGTTTAAAATTTTTTAATGTATATGGTCCACAAGAATATCATAAAGGAAGAATGGCTTCAATGGTATTCCATACATATAATCAATATAAAGAAAATGGATATGTAAAACTTTTTAAATCATATAAAGAAGGATTTAAAGATGGTGAACAATTAAGAGATTTTGTATATGTAAAAGATGTTGTGGATATAATGTATTTTATGTTGACTAATGATGTTAAATCTGGAATATACAATATAGGTACAGGAAAAGCAAGAAGCTTTATGGATTTATCTATGGCGACAATGAGAGCAGCTTCTCATAATGATAATTTAGATAAAAATGAAGTTGTAAAATTAATTGAAATGCCAGAAGATTTACAAGGTAAGTATCAATATTTTACAGAAGCAAAAATTAATAAATTAAGAGAAATAGGATACACTAAGGAAATGCACAGTTTAGAAGAAGGAGTAAAGGACTATGTCCAAAACTATTTAGCTAAAGAAGATTCTTATCTATAA
- the pnp gene encoding polyribonucleotide nucleotidyltransferase, producing MFDEKIMELELAGRTLKVSTGKISRQSSGAIVIQYGDTVLLSTANRSKEARKGADFFPLTVDYIEKFYSTGKFPGGFNKREGRPSTNATLVARLIDRPIRPMFPDGFNYDVHIVNTVLSYDEINTPDYLGIIGSSLALMISDIPFLGPVAGVTVGYKNGEFILNPSPKELEESELDLSVAGTKDAVNMVEAGAKELDEETMLKAIMFAHDNIKKICEFQEEFAKLYGKENIEFEKSEVLPLVKDFIDSNGYERLQQAVLTTGKKNREEAVDSLEEELLEKFIQENYPDVPEEDLPEDIILEFKNYYHDLMKKLVREAILYHKHRVDGRTTTEIRPLDAQINVLPIPHGSALFTRGETQSLAITTLGTKEDEQLIDNLEKEYYKKFYLHYNFPPYSVGEVGRMGSPGRRELGHGSLAERALRYVIPSEEEFPYTIRVVSEITESNGSSSQASICGGSLSLMSAGVPIKEHVAGIAMGLIKEGEEFTVLTDIMGLEDHLGDMDFKVAGTKSGITALQMDIKITGITEEIMRIALNQAHQARLEILELMNNTISKPAELKSNVPRIQQITIPKDKIAVLIGPSGKNIKSIIEQTEATVDITDDGLVSIFAKDAETLEKTLKLVDSYVREVEYNEVYEGRVVSIMKFGAFMEILPGKEGLLHISEISPERVEKVEDVLSVGDVFKVRVISMEGGKISLSKKKV from the coding sequence ATGTTTGATGAAAAAATTATGGAGCTAGAATTAGCAGGAAGGACTTTAAAAGTATCTACTGGTAAAATTTCTAGACAATCTAGTGGAGCTATTGTAATTCAATATGGAGATACAGTTCTTCTATCTACTGCTAATCGTAGTAAAGAAGCAAGAAAAGGAGCGGACTTTTTCCCTTTAACTGTTGACTATATAGAAAAATTTTATTCGACTGGTAAATTTCCAGGAGGATTTAATAAAAGAGAAGGAAGACCGTCTACAAATGCTACATTGGTAGCAAGACTTATTGACAGACCAATAAGACCAATGTTTCCAGATGGATTTAACTATGATGTGCATATAGTTAATACAGTTCTATCTTATGATGAAATCAATACACCCGATTATTTAGGTATAATTGGTTCATCTCTTGCACTTATGATTTCTGATATTCCATTCCTAGGACCTGTTGCAGGAGTAACAGTTGGATACAAAAATGGAGAATTCATTTTAAATCCATCTCCAAAGGAATTAGAAGAAAGTGAACTTGACCTGTCAGTTGCAGGAACAAAAGATGCAGTGAATATGGTTGAAGCTGGTGCAAAAGAATTAGATGAAGAAACTATGTTAAAAGCGATTATGTTTGCACATGATAATATTAAAAAGATTTGTGAATTTCAAGAAGAATTTGCTAAATTATATGGAAAAGAAAATATAGAATTTGAAAAGTCGGAAGTTTTACCCCTTGTTAAAGATTTTATTGACTCTAATGGATATGAAAGATTACAACAAGCTGTTTTAACTACTGGTAAAAAAAATAGAGAAGAAGCTGTTGATTCTTTAGAAGAAGAATTATTAGAAAAATTTATACAAGAAAATTATCCTGATGTTCCTGAAGAAGATTTACCAGAAGATATAATATTAGAATTCAAAAATTATTATCATGATTTAATGAAAAAATTAGTCAGAGAAGCTATTCTTTATCATAAACATAGAGTTGATGGAAGAACAACTACTGAAATAAGACCTTTGGATGCACAAATAAATGTGTTACCTATTCCACATGGTTCTGCACTTTTTACAAGAGGAGAAACTCAATCTCTTGCAATTACAACATTGGGAACTAAGGAAGATGAACAACTAATAGATAATTTAGAAAAAGAATATTATAAAAAATTCTATTTACATTATAACTTCCCTCCATATTCAGTTGGTGAAGTCGGAAGAATGGGTTCACCTGGAAGAAGAGAATTAGGACATGGTTCACTAGCTGAAAGAGCTTTAAGATATGTAATCCCTAGTGAAGAAGAATTTCCTTATACTATAAGAGTGGTATCTGAAATAACTGAATCTAATGGTTCATCCTCACAAGCCTCTATCTGTGGTGGTTCACTATCACTTATGTCAGCAGGAGTTCCTATAAAAGAACATGTTGCTGGTATAGCAATGGGACTTATAAAAGAAGGAGAAGAATTTACAGTTTTAACAGATATAATGGGACTTGAAGACCATTTAGGAGATATGGATTTCAAGGTTGCTGGTACAAAATCTGGAATCACAGCTTTACAAATGGATATAAAAATCACAGGTATAACAGAAGAAATAATGAGAATTGCTTTAAATCAAGCTCATCAAGCTAGACTTGAAATATTAGAACTTATGAATAATACAATTTCTAAACCTGCTGAATTAAAATCTAATGTTCCTAGGATACAACAAATAACTATTCCAAAAGATAAGATTGCTGTTCTTATTGGACCAAGTGGAAAAAATATTAAAAGTATTATAGAACAAACTGAAGCAACAGTAGATATAACAGATGATGGACTTGTATCTATTTTTGCAAAAGATGCTGAAACTTTAGAAAAAACTTTAAAACTTGTAGATTCTTATGTAAGAGAAGTTGAATATAATGAAGTTTATGAAGGGCGTGTAGTTTCAATAATGAAGTTTGGTGCATTTATGGAAATTCTTCCTGGTAAAGAAGGTTTACTCCATATTTCTGAAATCTCACCAGAAAGAGTTGAAAAAGTTGAAGATGTACTTTCAGTTGGAGATGTATTTAAAGTAAGGGTTATTTCTATGGAAGGTGGAAAAATCTCTTTAAGCAAAAAGAAAGTTTAA
- a CDS encoding YggT family protein: protein MSLLAYSLITIIHKLAWLIYILIMIRVILSWVRFNNSFTELIYSITEPILKPFRDILDKYINLPIDFSPLLLILFVELVEKILIRLIIVIF, encoded by the coding sequence ATGTCACTTTTAGCATATTCGCTTATAACTATAATACATAAATTAGCTTGGCTTATTTATATTTTAATAATGATTAGAGTTATTTTATCTTGGGTACGTTTTAATAACTCTTTTACTGAACTTATTTATTCTATAACTGAGCCTATATTAAAACCATTTAGAGATATATTAGATAAATATATAAATTTACCTATTGATTTTTCTCCTTTGCTTTTAATACTTTTTGTGGAATTAGTTGAAAAAATTTTAATAAGATTGATTATAGTTATTTTTTAA
- a CDS encoding aldose epimerase family protein yields MEEIKVYILENEFLKVELLNLGAIIKKIELKNKNGNKKNIVLGYDDIEKYRENPIYFGAVIGRTAGRIKDSKLKINNKIFNLDTNNDGNTLHGGKNSISHRFWNVKNIENGLCFSIKSPHLDNGYPANIEIKVSYILNKNELLIKFFATTDRLTYLNLTNHSYFNLSDNPNNTIYNDILKIDSDYLIEIDKNSIPYKTIKLDNNIFDFRQSKKLEEFFKENNKQKIIANDGIDHPYIFNNKIGKLEIENLESRIKMSVETNNPAVVIYTANYLQDIGFKKHSAICFETQEVPNLYIDKKINIYPNFINENINYEKYTKFTFETFK; encoded by the coding sequence TTGGAAGAAATAAAAGTATATATACTTGAAAATGAATTTTTAAAAGTTGAACTTTTAAATTTAGGAGCTATTATAAAAAAAATAGAGCTTAAAAATAAAAATGGAAATAAAAAAAATATTGTTCTTGGCTATGATGATATTGAAAAATATAGAGAAAATCCTATTTATTTTGGAGCTGTGATTGGAAGGACAGCCGGTAGAATTAAAGATAGTAAATTAAAAATAAACAACAAAATTTTTAATTTGGATACAAATAATGATGGAAATACTTTACATGGTGGCAAAAACTCTATCAGTCATAGATTTTGGAATGTGAAAAATATTGAAAATGGGCTATGTTTTTCTATAAAGAGTCCACATTTAGATAATGGCTATCCTGCAAATATAGAAATAAAAGTTAGCTATATTTTAAATAAAAATGAACTTTTAATAAAATTTTTTGCTACAACTGACAGATTGACTTATTTAAATCTAACTAACCATAGTTATTTTAATTTAAGTGATAACCCTAATAATACTATCTATAATGACATTTTAAAAATAGATTCTGATTATTTGATAGAAATAGATAAAAATTCTATCCCTTATAAAACTATAAAATTAGATAATAACATTTTCGATTTTAGACAGTCTAAGAAATTAGAAGAATTTTTTAAAGAAAATAATAAGCAAAAAATTATTGCCAATGATGGTATTGATCATCCCTATATTTTTAATAATAAAATTGGAAAATTAGAGATTGAAAATCTTGAAAGTAGAATTAAGATGTCAGTTGAAACAAATAACCCTGCTGTTGTAATCTATACTGCTAATTATTTGCAAGATATAGGTTTTAAAAAACATTCTGCTATTTGTTTTGAAACACAAGAAGTTCCAAACTTGTATATAGATAAAAAAATAAATATTTATCCAAACTTTATTAATGAAAATATTAATTATGAAAAATATACAAAATTTACTTTTGAAACTTTTAAATAA
- the fplA gene encoding autotransporter phospholipase A1 FplA — MKKIFFLIYIFLNFSFTYSENIELKSKEDIEIENMQNQIKVLENKIQTIKKLKENKNKDNLKVALVLSGGGVKDYAHLGVLRVLERENIKIDYITGTSIGAIIGTLYSIGYSIDDIEKVLDMINVENFLEAGSDDTNLPLDKKESLKKYSLYVSFDNELNFSLPKGLKGTGEAYLVMKKLLKNYAGVKNFDDFPIPLRIIATNLNTGETKAFSEGDIAKILVASMAIPTIFEPVEIGGNIYVDGLVSRNLPVEDAYNMGADIVIASDIGAPIVKKDNYNILSVLSQISTIQSSYITDVSREKASILISPDVKDISAIDSSKKNDLINLGEVAAEQQIAKLKELPKSSSNRKTEKIIENEKGTFVINKIEYNKKFDKETIEILNNTFKTLLNRPISESDIERRITDIYNLRYMDNVYYSINGGTLYLDGEKSPSNRIGVGLNYQTDYGTTFNVGTDLFFKGKFANNINLNFKFGDYLGVDLGTLSYYGVRNNRFGFLTNIGYNEKPFFLYDNRKKVAKFINRETYFNIGIFTQPSNSTMISYGVLSKFSNLKQDTGGNLSRNLEYSENLTKTYLRFKYDNLDSISNPMKGIKADFIYNFASSLGKSKSNLYGPAYSIKGYIPINPKLSFVYGLNSASLRGDRIRADQRIRLGGMYTNINNNEFEFYGFNYQEKQVKDLISLTLGFKHKIVYSLYFNTKFNIATFTENNSLESNNSKLWKDYSKGVGISISYDSPIGPIEFSLSSDLKHRRPIGSISIGYKLD; from the coding sequence GTGAAAAAAATATTTTTTTTAATATATATTTTTTTAAATTTTAGTTTTACATATTCTGAAAATATTGAATTAAAATCAAAAGAAGACATTGAAATTGAAAATATGCAAAATCAAATAAAAGTTTTAGAAAATAAAATTCAAACAATAAAAAAATTAAAAGAGAATAAAAACAAAGATAATTTAAAAGTTGCTTTAGTTTTAAGTGGTGGTGGGGTAAAAGATTATGCCCATTTAGGAGTTTTAAGAGTTTTAGAAAGAGAAAATATTAAAATTGACTATATCACTGGAACAAGTATAGGGGCTATAATTGGAACTTTATATTCAATAGGTTATAGCATTGATGATATAGAAAAAGTTTTGGATATGATAAATGTTGAAAATTTTTTAGAAGCAGGTTCAGATGATACTAACTTACCTTTGGATAAAAAAGAAAGTTTAAAAAAATATAGTCTTTATGTTAGTTTTGACAATGAATTAAATTTTTCTTTACCAAAAGGACTTAAAGGTACTGGTGAAGCATACTTAGTTATGAAAAAATTACTAAAAAATTATGCTGGTGTTAAAAATTTTGATGATTTTCCTATACCATTAAGAATAATTGCTACAAATCTAAATACTGGTGAAACAAAAGCATTCTCAGAAGGGGATATAGCAAAAATTTTAGTTGCCAGTATGGCAATACCAACTATTTTTGAACCAGTTGAAATAGGAGGAAATATTTATGTTGATGGACTTGTAAGTAGGAATTTACCAGTAGAAGATGCATATAATATGGGAGCAGATATTGTTATAGCTTCTGATATAGGAGCTCCTATTGTAAAAAAAGATAATTATAATATTTTAAGTGTTTTAAGTCAAATAAGCACTATTCAATCTTCATATATTACAGATGTTTCAAGAGAAAAGGCTTCTATTTTAATAAGTCCTGATGTTAAAGATATTTCTGCAATTGATTCATCAAAAAAGAATGACTTAATAAATTTAGGTGAAGTTGCTGCTGAACAGCAAATAGCGAAATTAAAAGAATTACCTAAAAGCTCTTCTAATAGAAAAACAGAAAAAATTATTGAAAATGAAAAAGGAACATTTGTTATAAATAAAATAGAGTATAATAAAAAATTTGATAAAGAAACTATTGAAATTTTAAATAATACTTTTAAAACTTTATTAAATAGACCTATTTCTGAAAGTGATATAGAAAGAAGAATAACTGATATATATAATTTGAGATATATGGATAATGTTTATTATAGTATCAATGGTGGCACTCTATATTTAGATGGAGAAAAAAGTCCTTCAAATAGAATAGGTGTAGGGCTTAATTATCAAACTGATTATGGAACTACTTTTAATGTTGGAACTGATTTATTTTTTAAAGGAAAATTTGCAAATAATATTAATTTAAATTTTAAATTTGGTGATTATTTAGGTGTTGATTTAGGGACTCTTTCATACTATGGTGTTAGAAACAATAGATTTGGTTTCTTAACAAATATTGGATATAATGAAAAACCTTTCTTCTTATATGATAACAGGAAAAAAGTAGCTAAATTTATAAATAGAGAAACTTATTTTAACATAGGAATTTTTACTCAACCTAGTAATAGCACCATGATTTCTTATGGGGTTTTATCTAAATTTTCTAATTTAAAACAAGATACTGGTGGAAACTTGTCACGAAATCTTGAATATTCTGAAAATTTAACTAAAACATATTTAAGATTTAAATATGACAATTTAGATTCTATCTCTAATCCAATGAAAGGAATTAAAGCAGACTTTATTTATAATTTTGCAAGTTCTTTAGGAAAATCAAAGTCAAATTTATATGGCCCAGCATATAGTATTAAAGGATACATTCCTATAAATCCAAAATTATCATTTGTATATGGACTTAACTCCGCTAGTCTTAGAGGGGATAGAATAAGAGCTGATCAAAGAATCAGATTAGGAGGAATGTATACTAATATTAACAATAATGAATTTGAATTTTATGGTTTCAATTATCAAGAAAAACAAGTTAAAGATTTAATAAGTTTAACTTTAGGATTTAAACATAAAATAGTTTATTCATTGTATTTTAATACTAAATTTAATATAGCAACATTTACAGAAAATAATTCTTTAGAAAGTAATAATTCTAAATTATGGAAAGATTATTCAAAAGGAGTTGGAATATCAATAAGTTATGATTCACCAATAGGACCTATTGAATTTTCACTTTCTTCTGACTTAAAACATAGAAGACCAATAGGAAGTATTTCAATTGGATATAAATTAGATTAG
- a CDS encoding sulfite exporter TauE/SafE family protein, which translates to MEFDIVKFLILAVFCFLAAVIDAISGGGGLISLPAYFAVGFSPHVALGTNKVSSTLSTIASSFKFWKSKKINIEIVSKLFLFSFVGSILGSLTTISIEPKYFKPISFVTLILVFLYTLKNRSIGEFNNYKGITPKTLLIGKIMAFFLGFYDGFLGPGTGSFLIFCLIKIFKVDFSFASGNTKILNLSSNFASLIVFTILGKSNFLYGIPIAIIMSFGAFLGAKLAILKGNKFIKPVFLVVTSVLILKMSYEFFF; encoded by the coding sequence ATGGAATTTGACATTGTTAAATTTTTAATTCTTGCAGTTTTTTGCTTTCTTGCCGCCGTTATAGATGCTATTTCCGGTGGTGGAGGACTAATTTCTCTTCCTGCATATTTTGCAGTAGGTTTTTCTCCACATGTAGCTTTAGGGACAAATAAAGTTTCTTCTACATTATCTACTATTGCTAGTTCTTTTAAATTTTGGAAATCAAAAAAAATTAATATTGAGATAGTTTCAAAATTATTTTTATTTTCTTTTGTAGGATCAATTTTAGGTTCTTTAACAACTATTTCTATTGAGCCAAAATACTTTAAACCTATCTCATTTGTTACACTTATATTGGTTTTTTTGTATACTTTAAAAAATAGGAGCATAGGAGAATTTAATAATTATAAAGGAATTACCCCTAAAACATTATTAATAGGGAAAATAATGGCTTTTTTCTTAGGTTTTTATGATGGATTTTTAGGTCCTGGAACTGGTTCATTTTTAATATTTTGTTTAATAAAAATATTTAAAGTAGATTTTTCTTTTGCAAGTGGGAACACTAAAATTTTAAATCTGTCTAGTAATTTTGCAAGTCTTATTGTATTTACAATTTTAGGAAAATCTAATTTCTTATACGGTATTCCTATTGCTATTATAATGTCTTTTGGTGCATTTTTAGGAGCTAAACTTGCTATTTTAAAAGGTAATAAATTTATAAAACCAGTATTTTTAGTTGTAACAAGTGTTTTAATTCTAAAAATGTCTTATGAATTTTTCTTTTGA
- the pgsA gene encoding CDP-diacylglycerol--glycerol-3-phosphate 3-phosphatidyltransferase, with product MNLPNRLTMIRFILAIPFIIFLQESDSSKYGLIFRLISLVIFVIASLTDFFDGYIARKYNLITDFGKIMDPLADKILVISALVMFVQLNYIPGWMSIIVLAREFLISGIRILAAAKGEIIAAGNLGKYKTTSQMIVVIISLAIGPIGFYVSDYYFTVAEILMLIPVILTIWSGWEYTFKAKHYFIEQ from the coding sequence ATGAATTTACCTAATAGACTGACTATGATTAGATTTATATTAGCTATTCCTTTTATAATATTTTTGCAAGAATCAGATTCAAGCAAATATGGTTTAATTTTTAGATTAATCTCTCTTGTAATATTTGTAATCGCTTCATTAACAGATTTTTTTGATGGCTATATTGCAAGAAAATATAATCTTATTACTGACTTTGGAAAAATTATGGACCCCCTTGCTGATAAAATACTTGTTATATCAGCTCTTGTAATGTTTGTACAATTAAATTATATTCCAGGTTGGATGTCTATTATTGTTTTAGCTCGTGAATTTCTAATCAGTGGAATAAGAATACTTGCAGCTGCAAAAGGTGAAATTATTGCAGCAGGTAATTTAGGAAAATATAAGACAACAAGCCAAATGATTGTTGTTATAATTTCATTAGCAATAGGTCCTATTGGTTTTTATGTATCTGATTACTATTTTACAGTAGCTGAAATATTGATGTTAATTCCAGTTATTTTAACAATATGGTCAGGTTGGGAATATACTTTCAAAGCAAAACACTATTTTATTGAACAATGA
- the rsmH gene encoding 16S rRNA (cytosine(1402)-N(4))-methyltransferase RsmH — protein sequence MEKIGNDYHIPVLYYETLDNLVINPDGIYIDCTLGGGSHSEGILEKLSDKGLLISIDQDIDAIEYSKKRLEKFGSKWKVFKGNFENIDTIAYMAGIDKVDGILMDIGVSSKQLDDPERGFSYRYDVKLDMRMNTEQKISAYDVVNTYSEEQLSKIIFEYGEERHARKIAKLIVEERKTSPIEKTSDLITLIKRAYPERASKHPAKKTFQAIRIEVNRELEVLENAMSKAVELLKVGGRLAIITFHSLEDRIVKNKFKDLATACKCPKDIPICVCGGVKKFEIITKKPIIPIDDELKNNNRAHSSKLRILERILE from the coding sequence ATGGAAAAAATTGGAAATGATTATCATATCCCTGTCTTGTACTATGAAACTTTGGATAATTTAGTTATAAATCCTGATGGTATCTATATAGATTGTACTCTTGGTGGAGGAAGTCATTCAGAAGGAATTTTAGAAAAATTATCTGATAAAGGTTTGCTAATATCTATTGATCAAGATATTGATGCAATAGAGTATTCTAAAAAAAGATTAGAAAAATTTGGTTCAAAATGGAAAGTTTTTAAAGGAAATTTTGAAAATATTGATACTATTGCTTATATGGCAGGTATAGATAAAGTTGATGGAATTTTAATGGATATAGGGGTATCTTCTAAACAACTTGATGACCCTGAAAGAGGTTTCTCATATAGATATGATGTCAAACTAGATATGAGAATGAACACAGAGCAAAAAATTTCTGCTTATGATGTTGTAAATACTTATTCAGAAGAACAGTTATCAAAAATAATTTTTGAATATGGAGAAGAAAGACATGCAAGAAAAATTGCAAAACTTATAGTTGAAGAAAGAAAGACTTCTCCAATAGAAAAAACCTCTGATCTAATTACTTTAATTAAAAGAGCTTATCCTGAAAGAGCCTCAAAGCACCCTGCTAAAAAGACTTTTCAAGCTATTAGAATTGAGGTAAATAGAGAATTAGAGGTTTTAGAAAATGCCATGTCTAAGGCAGTTGAACTTTTAAAAGTTGGTGGTAGATTGGCTATTATAACCTTTCATTCATTAGAAGATAGAATTGTAAAAAATAAATTTAAAGATTTAGCAACTGCCTGTAAATGTCCTAAAGATATTCCTATCTGTGTATGTGGTGGAGTAAAAAAATTTGAAATTATCACAAAAAAGCCTATAATACCTATTGATGATGAGTTAAAAAATAATAATAGAGCTCACTCATCAAAACTTAGAATTTTAGAAAGGATATTAGAATAA